In the Oncorhynchus tshawytscha isolate Ot180627B linkage group LG17, Otsh_v2.0, whole genome shotgun sequence genome, ACCTATTTGAAATGAATGGGTTCACATTGAGACAAGGGACTGTCCTCTTACATGTCTGGGGACAGGAAGTTGTCCTGGTCGATGCGAACCTCAATATTGTTTTTCACTGCTGCTTTATAGCTGGGAATAGTCTTCTGGATAGCCGCCTGAATAGGAATACAACATGTGAATCATGCAACAACCCTGTATACAAGGAAATACACTTGGAACAACATTGAACTGTTACCAAGTGAAAAGGATCATTCCAACCTGAAGCACCTGCAGGTCCTGTTTACGACAGCGGATGGTCACTTTGGTCTCAAGAAGCTGATAGAAACCCTAATATTAAACAGAGCGACACATTCAAAACATTTGCATCAAATAAAGTGAAACTCACCGCACAATGCCTTTGACCTAAACAACATGCAGGCCTATGTAAATGCATACTGACATGTTTGCATGAGTGTAACTGATAGACGCTACTGAATGTAAAATGTAACATGAATGTAGGCCTAGAGTAATAGTTATTTCTGTTTCTCTCAGCGTTGTGTTCTATTGGTCTTATTTTACATATGTGTCATtctccttgagctgttcttgtcgatttatgttctgtattatgtcatgttttatgttctgtgtggaccccaggaagagtagttgctgctttAGCAACAGCTAATGGGAAACCCAATAAAACACCAAAACTGTGTCAGTGACAAGTATTGCCTCACCTGCAGAACCAGCCCATCCATCAGTGCTGGGTACCTGGCTGGGTCCTTGGCCACGTTGGCCAGCCGTTGACGCGCCTCGCTCAACATTTCCTGAGTGCACACATTGAGGGTTAGCCTATTATTTACATGGAATGCATTGCTGTAGCAGAACATCATGCCTCTGGCTGTGTTTGAACAAAACAATATTCCAGCCAAGACAAATTAAACTTACTGAAATCATGTCATCACGAGCCTTTAATACCTTCAGACGAGCCTGGTTCATCAGGTTAGACATTTGActacagaggaagagaggtaaGTAAACCTGTGGCACAGGACCACATCACAAGTCCAAGCAGTTGTAAGTTATAGCTACTGTAACATATACTGTGCTTGTTTACAATGAATGAGCTGCTGAATGTGACTTCAAATTTAGAATACTTAAAAAGGAAGTTGTGTCAGACAAATTCCTCATCAGAGAAAGAAGAGACTGAGGAAGTCTCTGAGGTAGCTGAGAGACCAGCAGCAACACTACCTGAGCTGTAAAGAAAAAGAGTGACTAACATTTTCTTCTGCTGCTCGATCTGCTTCTCTTTCTTCTCGTAATACTCCATGATCTTCAACCTCTGGGTCTGCACCAGACGGCCCTTCTCGATGTTGAACTCCTCTTCCGCCTGCAGGGGGAGACACTTGTCACTCAGAGTATGCAATTAGGAGGCCCTGTCTTTATGATACATTTTAAGAAGCATTGAACCAGTAGAACTGTTAAAAGGTACTAAAACGATTGCTTTAATTTAGTAAATTATCATGTCTTAGGGGAGTGATAATGCTTTCTTATTTCAGTTGAACGTGCCTATGCAAATCTTTTGAGTTTGTGTTTGCTGAAAACACACAATGTGTATGTCCTGAACTATGCCGGTCACTTGTGAATAAGCACTGTACCTTGGCATCAATTTCTTCTGCCTTCTCATTGGCCTCCTGCTCAATGAAGGCCATCATGTGTTTGATCTATACAGGGGGATAGAACAGTGTGAATTAGAGATGATTTGACAGTATAAGACTCACCACATTAGGCATGCTTTCCAAGTCATGTTTCATACTGAAGAGAGTCAAGAGGCAGACTTAGAAAGCTTCATTACTCTGTACATGAATTAACTTCTCTTTTGGTTCCACCATGTTGTGTGGAATGTATATAGCTTACATTTCTGTTTCATCATTTTCATCTAACAAAACTTGTTTCTAAACCATAAACTACAGAGGGAAATGTAATTATGGAGCCTCCTAATCTATTCTACTTTATATACAGTGCATGAGAAGGGTTGGTGAGACAAGACACCCAGGATCACTCAAGTTCCTCCGCTGACCAGGGTTGGTGAGACAAGACACCCAGGATCACTCAAGTTCCTCCGCTGACCATGGGTTTTACCATCATGTGACCATATATTGCATCTCTACCTCACAAATACAGCACTGAGTAAATGTATTGTGCAATTAGATGTCTCAATTAAATGTATTAACAATTAAACATCCTAATTATACTAGACATTGTGATTGTATTTTAGTAGAagtatttcacatttattttcaAGGACAACCTTGGCATAATACAATCACAATTATGCTCCTGACAAATATACAGTTGCAAACATTTATAATTGGAAAGGAAAAATGCCTTAATATAGCAGAAGTTGGATTAAGGTTAAAAGGCTGTAATTGCAATGTACCTGCTTCTGAACGTCGGCATCGCTGAGCGCCATGGTTGCAGCAGTCTAGTATCTTGTTTCcttgaataaaatataaacaccGTGATTTAAATACAACAAATGCAACGTGGTTTTCAATATTGTAAATCCTTTAGTGCAATG is a window encoding:
- the LOC112216994 gene encoding V-type proton ATPase subunit E 1 isoform X2, with product MALSDADVQKQIKHMMAFIEQEANEKAEEIDAKAEEEFNIEKGRLVQTQRLKIMEYYEKKEKQIEQQKKIQMSNLMNQARLKVLKARDDMISEMLSEARQRLANVAKDPARYPALMDGLVLQGFYQLLETKVTIRCRKQDLQAAIQKTIPSYKAAVKNNIEVRIDQDNFLSPDISGGIEIYNADGKIKVSNTLESRLDLMAQQMMPEIRVALFGQNQNRKFLD
- the LOC112216994 gene encoding V-type proton ATPase subunit E 1 isoform X1, translated to MALSDADVQKQIKHMMAFIEQEANEKAEEIDAKAEEEFNIEKGRLVQTQRLKIMEYYEKKEKQIEQQKKIQMSNLMNQARLKVLKARDDMISEMLSEARQRLANVAKDPARYPALMDGLVLQGFYQLLETKVTIRCRKQDLQVLQAAIQKTIPSYKAAVKNNIEVRIDQDNFLSPDISGGIEIYNADGKIKVSNTLESRLDLMAQQMMPEIRVALFGQNQNRKFLD